The following DNA comes from Corynebacterium urogenitale.
GGGCGTGACCTGCGCATAGCTGCTGTGCGCGAGCTGTGAGCTGAGGCTGATTGTTGCAAGTTTGCTGGCAATCTCAGCTTCAGCTCATTTTCATTAGGGAGTTGTGGGGGCGAGTCGTTACTGTTGGGGTATTACCGACTGCGAGTGCAAAAGTCGGTTGAGCGAGAAAAATTTTTCGAAAGGAACTCCGAAGTGAGCCAGAAGATCAAGGCCCCGAACTCTCAGGGCGGCAGTGGCTTCGTGTGGACGATCGTCGCCATCGTGGCGATCGCCGCCGTGGCGATCGGCGCGTTTGTGTGGAATAACTCCAGAAACAGTGACATCGCAGCTGAAATGCCACAGGAGTCCGTGGACTTTGCGGTGAGTGTCGATGACAATTCTGTGGTGCTGGCCTCCAAGAACGTCAAGAAGGATGCCCCGGTTGTGGAGATTTTCGAGGACTTCTCCTGCCCGCACTGCTCTGACTTGGCGATTGCCGACCACGAGGATGTTCTCAAGGCGCTGAACGACGGTGAGCTGACCGTGAAGTACCGCTTCCTGAACTTCCTGGATAACGGTCAGGCCGGCTCTTCGACCCGCGGTGCTGCTGTGGGTCTCGCTGTGGCAGAGACCGGTGACGCTCAGGCTTTCTGGAACATGCACTCCTACATGATGAGTGAACAGCGCGAAGTTGCTCGCACCTGGGATTACTCCGAGCTTGGCGAGGCCGCTGGTGCCTACGGCCTGGATCAGTCCGTGATCGACTCGATCTCCAACGGTGAGGTTGAGCAGGCTGGCAAGGATCTGGCAAAGGCCAATGAGGACGAGCTAACCAAGCGCCTTGGCAAGGTTTCCTCCCCTGTGGTCTTCGCTGACGGCAAGGAAGTCGAAATCAAGGGCGGCCCTGACGGCAAGCCAGTGTCTTGGGTTCCGGACGTGGTGAAGTAGTCATCGCCAGTAAATGGCCCGCTGAACTGCCGATTTGGTTGGCGGTTGGCGGGTCATGTACTTTTAGATTCGTTCACATCGCAAGAAAGTCGCGACAAGTTCGGCAATCTGGCGATACTTAGGAACATGGGGCTATGGCGCAGCTGGTAGCGCACCACACTGGCAGTGTGGGGGTCACGGGTTCGAGTCCCGTTAGCTCCACCACATTCACCCGGTTCTCTTCGCAGAGGGCCGGGATTTTTCATTTCTCTCGCGAGCAGCCTGGGCCCTGGTCATGTGCGTGACGGTCCTGCGGGAATGTACTCTAAAGCCAGCACGCCATGCGCCACTTTCGGCGCATGGGCAGGATCCCTGACAAGGAGCTCATTCCGCATGACGGACGGTTCACATCATCACTCCGGCGCCCCGAAGACCGCCGATAATCTCACCGTTGCTGCGTCTTCCGCTTCAGTAAAGAACGACGCCACCAGCCCGCAGGCCACGGCACCCGGCAAGCGTTGGCCGGACGGTACCAACGGCTGGGGCGCGAGCGTGATCTTTGGCATTGCCCAGGCTCTTCTGGGAGCCATTGGCCTGTTCATGAGCTTCGTCATTACCGTAGAGAAGTTCCACCTAGCGACGGACCCGAACTTCGTGCCGTCCTGCACCATCGACAGCATCCTGCAGTGCACGTCGGTGATGGAATCGCCACAGGCGAGCGCATTCGGCTTCCCGAACCCGATCATCGGCCTCGTGGGCTTCCCCGTGGTCATTACTCTCGGCGTGCTGTTGGCTGCCGGTGTCCGTCTGCCGCGGTGGATCTGGTGGGGCCAGGCGATCGGCCTGCTCTTCGCGGTAGGGTTCGTCCACTGGCTGGCGTTCAACGCAATTTACGTCATCATCGCGCTGTGCCCTTACTGCATGGTGGTGTGGGCGGTGACCATGCCACTGTTCGTCATGACAATCGTTCACATGGTGCGAGACCGCGCTCGTGCGAAGGGGCAGTACTACGGCGGCAATCACTTCTTGCCGGTACTCGTGGTTCTGGCGTGGTACATCGCCGTTTTCCTGCTGATCTGGCTGCAGTTCTACGCCTAGTCCCGCCACCATCGAGTGCTGATTCGTGGTGGGTGTTTGCTTCGGTCGCGTGGCTGCTAGTCCCGCCACCACTGGTCGCGGGGATCCACTGGCAGAGCTCGCTTGTGTCGGCTGATACGCCACAAGTGCTCGATCCGTTCCGCATCCTCTACGGGCACTTCCTGTCCCTCTAGGTAGGCGTTGATGGAAGAGTAGGTGACCCCCAGTGCTTCCTCGTCTGGGAGAGCCGGCCTGTCATCCTCAAGGTCAGCGGTGGGAACCTTCTTCCACGTCGACTCAGGCGCGCCAAGGTATTCCAATAGCGCAGCCCCTTGGGCCTTGTTAAGTCCTGCCAGCGGCAAAATGTCCGCAGCTCCATCGCCGAACTTCGTGTAAAAACCTGTGACCGCTTCCGCTGCATGATCAGTGCCCACTACTAGTCCGCCGATATCGCCAGCGATAGCGAACTGGGCAATCATGCGCTGCCGGGCCTTGATGTTGCCCCTATTGAAGTCCGTGAGCTCGCGTCCCAATGCCTGTTCGACGGCACCGCTGGATGCATCAGTAGCATCCTTGATGTTCACGGTGACGGACTTGTCAGGCTGGATAAAAGTCAGTGCCCTTTGAGCATCATCTTCATCGGCTTGAACACCATAGGGGAGGCGGATTGCAATGAACTGGGCATCACTGGGGGCGCTGCCCTCTTGGCGTCGTTTCTCAACAGCTAATTGGCAGAGACGGCCAGCGAGGGTGGAATCCTGGCCACCCGAGATGCCGAGCACCAACCCCTTAGTACCGGTCGCTGTTAAGTAATCCGCGAGGAATTGGACTCGGCGCTCCACTTCAGCGGCGGGGTCGATGGAAGGCTTGGTGCCCAGTTCTTCGATGATCTGCTGTTGAAGTGGGGAAGGGATGAAGGTGTCTGCGGTCTTGCTGCTCATGTCGACGATGTTAGTGGGCTGCGGGACAGCGGCGCCGGGGAACGTTGTTAAGGAACGATGAACTTTGGTTGGGAATGGGATTTACTTGGTGATAGGGGAGGCACGGCGCGCACGATGGGGTCCTTCGTGGCGATTCCGTAGTGAATGAGTGGTGGTGATGCGGAGATGAATGAGTGGTGGTGATGCGGAGATGAATGAGTGGTGGTGATGCGGAGATGAATGGGCGGGGAAACGGCCCAGGATTTGGCGGCGAACTGGCGGTGAGAGTGGCCCAAGTGGGAGGGAGGTGGAGCTATTTGTTTTTTGAGCTGGACGTTCGGTAGACTCTTCCCTTGTGTTTGCGCTCGGCGTGTGGCAGGTACCGCCGAGCTGCTGGTTCACCGTGGCGCAAGGTGTCACCGACCAGCATTACCGCCGATGAAGAAAGGAGCGCCCGATGAAGGTCCGTAAGTCCCTTCGGTCGCTGAAGAACAAGCCGGGCGCCCAGGTTGTGCGTCGTCGTGGCAAGGTCTACGTGATCAACAAGAAGGATCCACGCTTCAAGGCTCGCCAGGGCTAATTACCTGAGCAGCTTGCCGAGAGCTTTCAGCCCACCCGTCCCGCCAACATTGGTGGGCGCGGGAGGGCTTTCTTGTGTAGGTGGGGTGGTTGTTGGGGTCTGTGCTCTGAAGTGGTGGGGCTGCCGCGGATGGCGTAATGGCATTTCCTCACGTGGTGTCAGAAAATGCCTTGGATTTTCGACTAACTGGTCGCAAATCGGTGGCATTTTCTTCACAGGCGTTAGCTTCTGCCATTTTCTCGCCGAGCCGAGCGGCCGTCGGGAGGAGCCGAGCGGCCGTCGGGAGGAGCCGAGCGGCCGCCGGGAGGTGGCGAGCGGTCGCCGGGAGGTGGAGAGAGGTTGGCCGGGGAGTGGACTGACAGTAGGCGCCCGAGGAGGGTCTTCGGCAGCTGCGCGCTAGGCGTGGGGAAGTACGCTAGGCGTGGGCAACTACGCTAGGCGTGGGCAACTACGCGCTAGGTGTGGTGAAGTAGAGGGTGTGCACGGAAGGTGGAAAGTTGCACGGGGGAATCAGGGTGGGGTGATGCGAAGTTGCGTGCAGCACAAGCGCTTCCGGGAAAGCACAGGTCGGCGGCTTGGCTAACGTCCACTGAACATCCATCGTGAAATTACAAGAATGTTTTTCCGGCTCCCAAGATCTAGTGGCGGAGAGTTTCACCACCTGCGAATACGCACAATGTAACTACTATATGTAGTGTTTACATTCTTGTAACTCCCCAAAATGTTGTGTTTTTTGTGTTGTCTCACAACCGTGTGATGTGTAATCTCAAACAGGTCAGTCGCTGACAACCCGGGGAAACTCCCAACGGAAATCCCAAGAAGCTCCCGACGGGAACCCCGAGGAAGTCGGCGATCATTGCACC
Coding sequences within:
- a CDS encoding vitamin K epoxide reductase family protein, which encodes MTDGSHHHSGAPKTADNLTVAASSASVKNDATSPQATAPGKRWPDGTNGWGASVIFGIAQALLGAIGLFMSFVITVEKFHLATDPNFVPSCTIDSILQCTSVMESPQASAFGFPNPIIGLVGFPVVITLGVLLAAGVRLPRWIWWGQAIGLLFAVGFVHWLAFNAIYVIIALCPYCMVVWAVTMPLFVMTIVHMVRDRARAKGQYYGGNHFLPVLVVLAWYIAVFLLIWLQFYA
- the ykgO gene encoding type B 50S ribosomal protein L36, with the translated sequence MKVRKSLRSLKNKPGAQVVRRRGKVYVINKKDPRFKARQG
- the nadE gene encoding ammonia-dependent NAD(+) synthetase, whose translation is MSSKTADTFIPSPLQQQIIEELGTKPSIDPAAEVERRVQFLADYLTATGTKGLVLGISGGQDSTLAGRLCQLAVEKRRQEGSAPSDAQFIAIRLPYGVQADEDDAQRALTFIQPDKSVTVNIKDATDASSGAVEQALGRELTDFNRGNIKARQRMIAQFAIAGDIGGLVVGTDHAAEAVTGFYTKFGDGAADILPLAGLNKAQGAALLEYLGAPESTWKKVPTADLEDDRPALPDEEALGVTYSSINAYLEGQEVPVEDAERIEHLWRISRHKRALPVDPRDQWWRD
- a CDS encoding DsbA family protein, whose protein sequence is MSQKIKAPNSQGGSGFVWTIVAIVAIAAVAIGAFVWNNSRNSDIAAEMPQESVDFAVSVDDNSVVLASKNVKKDAPVVEIFEDFSCPHCSDLAIADHEDVLKALNDGELTVKYRFLNFLDNGQAGSSTRGAAVGLAVAETGDAQAFWNMHSYMMSEQREVARTWDYSELGEAAGAYGLDQSVIDSISNGEVEQAGKDLAKANEDELTKRLGKVSSPVVFADGKEVEIKGGPDGKPVSWVPDVVK